The following are from one region of the Megachile rotundata isolate GNS110a chromosome 15, iyMegRotu1, whole genome shotgun sequence genome:
- the Pex10 gene encoding peroxisomal biogenesis factor 10: MERKKKYRQLMSATQAEILRSHQRDDDFIKHLRDKLVDFLQIFGRQGSLVPFIHSDIPFKLIYFFFTTGMGNQTLGEEYTGIVQANLKVSKVPSLFARVLAVILECFGEKGLLKLLKRLELSINHPSSQLRPNVVMFLNSVIPKLYSLIPIFIVVHKGLFYLFGQYYSLGKRIAGIDYAKVYGRRPTDSISWGLRLLGVATIAQCILKIWQSSNSANDVDRYIATDDKHSNSLCQLCLEKIPTTTTPCGHLFCWFCLTDWLNSKPQCPLCREHVVPSRIVYVMNL; the protein is encoded by the exons atggaaagaaagaaaaaatatcgACAATTAATGAGTGCGACTCAAGCTGAAATTTTACGGTCGCATCAGAGGGATGACGATTTCATCAAACATTTAAGAGACAAACTTGTagattttttacaaatatttggaAGACAAGGAAGTTTAGTACCCTTTATTCATTCTGATATTCcgttcaaattaatttatttcttttttacaacTGGAATGGGCAATCAAACATTGGGAGAAGAATACACTGGAATTGTACaagcaaatttaaaagtttctaaaGTTCCATCATTGTTT GCAAGGGTTTTGGCAGTGATTTTGGAATGTTTTGGAGAAAaaggattattaaaattattgaaaagatTAGAATTATCGATTAATCATCCTTCCTCACAATTAAGACCTAATGTTGTAATGTTTTTAAACTCTGTTATACCAAAACTATATAGCTTGATACCTATTTTTATTGTTGTACATAAaggattattttatttatttggtcAATATTATAGTCTAGGTAAAAGAATAGCAGGTATAGATTATGCAAAG gtgTATGGTCGGCGACCAACTGATAGTATAAGTTGGGGATTAAGATTATTAGGAGTTGCTACCATTGCACAGTGCATATTAAAAATCTGGCAAAGTAGTAACAGTGCAAATGATGTTGACAGATATATAGCAACTGATGATAAACATAGTAACTCATTATGTCAATTGTGTCTTGAAAAAATACCAACAACTACTACACCATGTGGTCATTTGTTTTGTTGGTTTTGTCTTACCGATTGGTTGAATTCTAAACCCCAGTGTCCTCTGTGCAGAGAACATGTTGTACCTTCAagaattgtatatgtaatgaaTTTGTAA
- the EDTP gene encoding egg-derived tyrosine phosphatase — MTEITIQDLQKLLIYFSKNTYRAKDADSTSQAVMQRCLLLTDLDYTHSIINNNGGDLSAHYPSHLIILEYEKYRNPNMCDTPPPLPRTTETIYESMYDPNKLKELIKSARFARCRSRFPLPVILYKGRHVCRSATLSGGPEIYGRSGLDYLFAGSEGIVSIQQVDEARGGDSVLSDWQLFDKVRHQDIKLLKTLNVGTIIDFMVEKKKVKFGMNVTSSEKVDKEKRYSDFTLISLPYPGCEFFREFRENDYLAKGLVFDWSQTHVDAQIGVPEDSISTQLRINWDQYQVWDLVKLTQNYLKLILRYLSDSSSGILIHCISGWDRTPLFISLLRISLWADGAIHTSLNAYQILYYTIAYDWMLFGHDLEDRLSKGEEIFFFCFYFLKHIHDEEFSIHLRHNRSRHTVLRNDSDSQLDNVMFDSESVVTLSSVSSNLSLNSWCSSVSQNSRDSQDNNPPTVFHCASTESQDDSHSNGNVVPWSFYPSPNKEGISHGSRSPLPPNRTSPVAVPVPGRLRQRNESSSSGGSWQMISGTGSLRGSTTANAPLTDGLTSSLVCKPLCETCTGHASQESSTTIIEDEACASLAQSRKEKLQCLRRIFYNAYSHTVGFRMKDNSESSGFGQLLGNFAEKVGILSVQRTSL, encoded by the exons ATGACAGAAATCACTATTCAAGATCTACAGAAGCTTCTTATATACTTCTCAAAAAATACTTATCGAGCTAAGGATGCAGATAGCACG agTCAAGCAGTCATGCAAAGATGTCTGCTGCTCACTGATTTAGATTATACTCActctataataaataataatggaGGTGATCTCAGCGCGCACTATCCTAGCCATCTTATCATTTTAGAATATGAGAAGTATAGAAATCCAAATATGTGTGATACACCACCACCACTGCCACGCACAACAGAGACTATATATGAAAGCATGTATGACCCTAATAAATTGAAGGAATTGATCAAAAGTGCTAGATTTGCTAGGTGTCGTTCAAGATTTCCACTGCCAGTAATATTGTATAAGGGTAGACATGTGTGCAGATCAGCCACTCTATCTGGAGGACCAGAAATTTATGGTAGATCTGGGCTAGATTATTTATTTGCTGGTAGCGAAGGAATAGTTTCAATACAACAAGTAGATGAAGCTCGTGGGGGTGATTCTGTACTTAGTGACTGGCAATTGTTTGATAAAGTTAGACATCAAGACATCAAGCTTCTGAAAACGCTTAATGTAGGAACTATAATTGATTTTATGGTTGAGAAGAAGAAGGTCAAATTTGGAATGAA CGTGACATCCTCGGAGAAAGTAGACAAAGAGAAGAGGTACTCCGACTTCACCCTAATTTCACTGCCATATCCTGGATGTGAATTCTTTAGGGAGTTTAGAGAAAACGACTACCTAGCTAAAGGTTTGGTATTTGATTGGTCTCAGACTCACGTAGATGCACAAATTGGTGTGCCAGAAGACTCGATTTCTACTCAATTACGAATCAATTGGGATCAATATCAAGTCTGGGATCTAGTCAAacttactcaaaattatttaaaactcaTATTGAGATATTTGAGTGATAGTAGTAGTGGGATATTAATACATTGTATCTCAG gtTGGGATCGCACACcgttatttatttcattattgaGGATCAGTTTATGGGCTGATGGTGCAATTCATACTTCATTAAATGCCTATCAAATCCTTTACTACACCATAGCATATGACTGGATGCTATTTGGACACGATTTGGAGGACAGATTAAGCAAAggagaagaaatattttttttctgcttTTATTTTCTGAAGCATATTCACGACGAAGAATTCAGCATCCACCTACGTCATAACAGATCTAGGCATACAGTTCTACGGAATGACAGTGACTCGCAATTAGATAACGTAATGTTTGATAGCGAATCGGTAGTTACGTTGAGTTCAGTCAGCTCCAACTTAAGTCTGAATAGTTGGTGTAGTTCTGTTAGTCAAAATAGTAGGGATAGTCAAGATAATAATCCACCGACTGTGTTTCACTGTGCTTCCACAGAGAGTCAGGATGACTCTCATAGCAATGG AAACGTTGTACCATGGTCATTCTATCCTTCTCCGAATAAAGAAGGTATTTCTCATGGATCACGATCACCTCTGCCTCCTAACCGGACTTCCCCTGTCGCGGTTCCTGTACCCGGACGATTGCGACAACGAAACGAGTCCTCGTCATCTGGAGGTTCTTGGCAAATGATATCGGGAACCGGAAGTTTACGTGGTTCTACGACTGCCAATGCTCCTCTCACAGATGGGTTAACATCTAGTTTAGTTTGCAAACCCCTTTGTGAGACTTGCACTGGACACGCGTCTCAAGAATCAAGCACAACGATCATTGAAGATGAAGCGTGTGCATCGTTAGCGCA ATCCCGCAAGGAAAAGTTGCAATGTTTaagaagaatattttataaCGCTTATAGTCACACTGTTGGATTTCGAATGAAAGACAATTCCGAGTCGAGCGGCTTCGGCCAGTTACTCGGTAATTTTGCCGAAAAAGTAGGCATTCTTTCTGTTCAACGCACATCCTTGTGA